One segment of Nocardioides sp. QY071 DNA contains the following:
- a CDS encoding tRNA adenosine deaminase-associated protein: MTASGTAIESVDFALAAYREEGVWQVAELSPDHATDVETLAAALRRFPGDGGAVGLVAVEEDFFVVVRVAGPRTRVMLSDITAATEWEVAAVVLEHLGLPPVEDEDDPEPAGDLELLSDLGVDAMDLAAILDDDELYPDEMLSEIARGLGFGDLFDDTVGLTSA, encoded by the coding sequence ATGACCGCTAGCGGCACGGCCATCGAATCGGTCGACTTCGCCCTCGCCGCCTACCGCGAGGAGGGTGTGTGGCAGGTGGCCGAGCTGTCGCCCGACCACGCGACCGACGTCGAGACCCTCGCCGCCGCGCTGCGCCGGTTCCCCGGTGACGGTGGCGCCGTCGGCCTGGTCGCCGTCGAGGAGGACTTCTTCGTGGTGGTCCGCGTCGCCGGCCCGCGCACCCGCGTGATGCTCTCCGACATCACCGCCGCGACGGAGTGGGAGGTCGCCGCGGTGGTGCTCGAGCACCTCGGCCTGCCGCCCGTCGAGGACGAGGACGACCCCGAGCCCGCCGGCGACCTCGAGCTGCTCAGCGACCTCGGCGTCGACGCGATGGACCTCGCCGCGATCCTCGACGACGACGAGCTGTACCCCGACGAGATGCTCTCCGAGATCGCCCGCGGCCTCGGCTTCGGCGACCTCTTCGACGACACCGTCGGCCTCACCTCGGCGTGA
- the tadA gene encoding tRNA adenosine(34) deaminase TadA, with protein sequence MSAPLARWEEPMRSALAEASAALATGDVPIGAVVVSPEGAVIGTGRNVRERDADPTGHAEVVALREAAAARGEWRLTGCTLVVTLEPCTMCAGAAVLSRVDRVVFGAYDDKAGAVGSLWDVVRDRRLNHRPEVLAGVLAEESAALLDGFFSSQRR encoded by the coding sequence ATGAGCGCACCGCTCGCCCGCTGGGAGGAGCCGATGCGGTCCGCCCTCGCGGAGGCGTCCGCCGCGCTCGCCACCGGCGACGTGCCGATCGGTGCGGTGGTCGTCTCACCCGAGGGCGCCGTGATCGGCACCGGCCGCAACGTCCGCGAGCGCGACGCCGACCCGACCGGCCACGCCGAGGTGGTCGCCCTGCGCGAGGCGGCCGCCGCGCGCGGCGAGTGGCGCCTCACCGGATGCACCCTGGTCGTCACCCTCGAGCCGTGCACCATGTGCGCCGGCGCCGCCGTCCTGTCCCGGGTCGACCGCGTCGTCTTCGGTGCGTACGACGACAAGGCGGGCGCGGTCGGCTCGCTGTGGGACGTCGTACGCGACCGCCGGCTCAACCACCGCCCCGAGGTGCTCGCCGGGGTGCTGGCCGAGGAGTCGGCCGCCCTGCTCGACGGCTTCTTCTCCTCCCAGCGCCGATGA
- a CDS encoding TIGR03086 family metal-binding protein codes for MTLDLGPATTTLSDLVASVTDDQLALPTPCTAYSVGDLVEHVGGLALAFAEAARKAPSPGSGQGGSGDASRLEDGWRERIASDLGQLAQAWRDPAAYDGMTAAGGVDLPGEVAAAVALNEVVVHGWDLATALGRPFAVTEADVAACLSFARPFSSPETAADRGTAFGAVLPVPDGATPLVELLALLGRRG; via the coding sequence ATGACCCTCGATCTCGGACCGGCCACGACCACGCTCAGCGACCTGGTGGCGTCGGTGACCGACGACCAGCTCGCCCTCCCGACCCCGTGCACGGCGTACTCCGTCGGTGACCTCGTCGAGCACGTCGGCGGCCTCGCCCTCGCCTTCGCCGAGGCAGCCCGCAAGGCGCCGTCGCCGGGGTCGGGGCAGGGCGGCAGCGGCGACGCGTCCCGGCTGGAGGACGGCTGGCGCGAGCGGATCGCGTCGGACCTCGGGCAGCTGGCGCAGGCCTGGCGCGACCCGGCGGCGTACGACGGCATGACCGCCGCCGGCGGCGTCGACCTGCCCGGCGAGGTCGCGGCCGCGGTCGCGCTCAACGAGGTCGTCGTCCACGGCTGGGACCTGGCCACCGCGCTGGGCCGGCCGTTCGCGGTCACCGAGGCAGACGTCGCGGCCTGCCTGTCCTTCGCCCGCCCGTTCTCGAGCCCGGAGACCGCGGCCGACAGGGGCACGGCGTTCGGTGCGGTGCTGCCCGTCCCGGACGGCGCGACGCCGCTCGTCGAGCTGCTCGCGCTCCTCGGCCGCCGGGGTTGA
- the eda gene encoding bifunctional 4-hydroxy-2-oxoglutarate aldolase/2-dehydro-3-deoxy-phosphogluconate aldolase, producing MSALDLVPVLPVVVIDDLATAVPIARALVDGGLPAIELTLRTPLALEAIRLIAAEVPEIALGAGTIATPGQASAAVAAGAGFLVSPGCTPSLLAAMQDTGVPFLPGTATVSEVMAVLDAGVSEMKFFPAEAAGGAAYLRAVGGPLPQARFCPTGGITPASAPGYLALPNVGCVGGSWLTPADAVAAGDWERISKLAAEAAALG from the coding sequence TTGTCCGCGCTTGACCTGGTCCCCGTGCTGCCGGTGGTCGTGATCGACGACCTCGCGACCGCCGTACCCATCGCCCGGGCGCTCGTCGACGGCGGCCTGCCCGCCATCGAGCTCACCCTGCGCACCCCGCTGGCCCTCGAGGCGATCCGCCTGATCGCCGCCGAGGTGCCCGAGATCGCCCTCGGCGCAGGGACGATCGCCACGCCCGGCCAGGCGTCGGCCGCGGTGGCCGCCGGGGCGGGCTTCCTCGTCTCCCCGGGCTGCACGCCTTCGCTGCTGGCCGCGATGCAGGACACCGGCGTGCCCTTCCTGCCCGGTACGGCGACCGTCTCCGAGGTGATGGCGGTGCTCGACGCCGGCGTGAGCGAGATGAAGTTCTTCCCCGCCGAGGCGGCCGGCGGAGCGGCGTACCTCCGCGCGGTCGGCGGCCCCCTCCCCCAGGCCCGGTTCTGCCCCACCGGCGGCATCACCCCCGCCTCCGCGCCCGGCTACCTCGCCCTGCCGAACGTCGGCTGCGTCGGTGGCTCGTGGCTCACCCCCGCCGACGCCGTCGCCGCCGGGGACTGGGAGCGGATCAGCAAGCTCGCCGCGGAGGCAGCCGCGCTGGGTTGA